A single region of the Pseudalkalibacillus berkeleyi genome encodes:
- a CDS encoding glycosyltransferase family 2 protein, producing the protein MLISVVMSVFNGEDYLIEAVESILTQSYKNIEFIIVNDGSTDGTQDLLDSIKDNRVQIIHQKENRGTPIGLNLAISMSKGNWIAIQDADDISMPTRIEHQVNFIKQNTDVRIVSSLVECIPGKQKIPLRQLINMASGFNYSQSHQEIMDNRYLGCPFCHGSVMYSKALFYEVGGYDPDYRICQDYDLWLRMLNKDRAYKLPKCLYQYRVHHGSISQRNNLTMYIQIWKLITSDIIRQFVKKGINHPTFIIIGSKENCKKYEEHVVMDSQFQIVDYLYDPKPVELNSNQVDAIIFLDTNRYNRMFNQLIQNGWTKNQNLFKVWTDL; encoded by the coding sequence TGGAAAGCATCTTAACGCAATCATACAAAAATATAGAGTTCATTATCGTCAATGATGGTTCAACCGACGGTACCCAAGACTTACTTGACTCCATAAAAGATAACCGAGTCCAGATTATTCATCAAAAAGAAAACAGGGGGACACCAATAGGGTTGAACTTGGCAATTAGTATGTCGAAAGGAAATTGGATTGCGATACAGGATGCTGATGACATCAGTATGCCTACGAGAATTGAACATCAAGTGAACTTCATAAAGCAGAATACAGATGTTCGGATTGTTAGTTCCCTTGTCGAATGTATCCCTGGTAAACAAAAAATTCCCTTAAGACAACTAATCAATATGGCGTCTGGTTTTAATTATAGTCAGTCCCATCAGGAGATTATGGACAACAGATACTTAGGGTGTCCATTTTGTCATGGTTCCGTGATGTATTCGAAAGCCCTTTTTTACGAAGTTGGTGGTTATGATCCAGACTATCGTATTTGTCAGGACTATGATTTGTGGTTAAGGATGCTAAATAAGGATAGGGCTTATAAACTGCCAAAATGTTTGTATCAGTATCGTGTTCACCATGGTTCAATTAGTCAGAGAAATAACCTGACCATGTATATTCAGATTTGGAAGCTCATTACGAGTGATATTATTAGGCAATTTGTTAAGAAAGGTATCAATCATCCTACATTTATCATTATTGGTTCAAAGGAAAATTGTAAAAAATATGAGGAACATGTGGTGATGGATAGCCAATTTCAAATTGTTGATTACTTATACGATCCAAAACCGGTAGAACTAAATTCCAATCAGGTCGATGCCATCATTTTTTTAGACACTAACCGTTATAACAGGATGTTTAATCAACTAATCCAAAATGGATGGACTAAGAATCAAAACCTCTTTAAAGTTTGGACGGATTTATAA